From Vigna angularis cultivar LongXiaoDou No.4 chromosome 11, ASM1680809v1, whole genome shotgun sequence:
AGCAGCGAGTTGTGTATAGTTGGGGTAGCTCCttttaaggtaagggaagctagttttATGATTGAGTATTTAATTTCAAGTATCCTTGATGAATTTATGTAATGATAATATGATCTAATTATGTTTGTGATGAATGACTTGGTGAAAATGTTGTCTTGATTTAGTGAAATTGGTTGTATGATGCCTAATGTCTTGTATGAGTATGTGTTTGTTTGGAATAACCTTATTTTTGATGTTTTAGTGAAAAGGTGGTGTTATATTTGCTTGGATTGTTGAATGGAATtgtaattgtaaaattttagatCATTTTGGTCAAAAAGAGAGGTGTTGGTAGTTGACTTTTGGAAGAAATGGTAAAATGGAAAAAATGTGAATTTGGAATCTTTGGTAGTGTCATTTAGCACTGGTTTGGATGATGATTAAACATGTAGATGGTCTATATTGGCATAGTAGATGATAGGTTGTGTTGTTCATTGACTCTTAAGTGTATTTTGAGGTTTTGAGTGGTGAATTTTAGTAGTAGAAGGTTTAGGTAAAATGAAGAGTTTGAAGTTTGCTTTTGAGTCCATTTGGACTTGTTCAGACTCCTAAGTTGTTTGGTCAAGAGTAAGAATTGGTAGATATGAGGTTTGGTCCATAAAGTGAGAATTAAGTTGATTTTGGGTGAGAATTTCATGGTAATATGATTCAAAACTTGTTTAGATTGAGTTATATGCATATAGACATGTTGGTTGTAGTTTAGATTTACATTTAGGAGTGTTAAAAGTTGGTGGAAATGCATGGGAGAAACATGAGAGGTTGGATTGGTGTTCTTGGTAGATTTTGAGGGTTGCTGGTTTATGCAGAGGGGTTAAGCGAGCAAACTACTTGCTAAGCGAATAAATAAGGATTTTAGCAGTGAGTTTCAGGGGTTGGGCGAGCTTCCTCGCTGGTCTGTGGGAGTTCTCTATTTTCACACTCGCTAGGCGAGTGAATTGATTCGCTAGGTGAGTTTGTAAGGAGTTTGGGTGATGGTTGTAGGAGCTAAGCGAGCCAACACGTTGGGCTGTGAGAGCTCATTGGTTTTGCTCTCACTAAGCGAGTGGAGACTTCTCGTTGGGCGAGTAAGTCTGAGTCTTATTACTAATTTTAAGTGATTTCTCTGCTATGTTTATTTGTGAATGGTAGAATGATGTATCTTATATTCTATGATATGGTTGAAAGGTGTGATGGCATGTGAATGATGGTTATAAGGACTTCACGGAGAGGTCCTTTAAGTAGTTACGTGTGTAAGTGTTATGTATTGATATAGGAAGTTAGTAATTAGAGGTTATTCTGATGTTCTCAATAATCTCCAGTCTCAAGAAGCGAAGGATGGTTATGTGGTGGAGAGTAGTAGGAAGTCTCTAGTATATTGGTTATTTATTAGCCATAGATGCTTGAAAGGATTAACCTTGGAGTGTGGTGTTTGTTGATATAAggatattattgttgttgttccACCTCAAAGGTAGGGTATAGTTCaatatcaatacatgtatctaGATGGTCAGTCTAGAGTTAGATGATGATATGTGTGTGAATATTGTTTGATGATTgataactaaattatttaatgatgcttatgtgtgtttttttataaactatcttaccttttctttgtgtttttgtttgttcATCTCTTcaattgcaatgatcatctttACGATGTGAGCGGATGAGGAACTGTCTCTTATCAAATGTTAGCAGACGAGGACAGAACAGAAGACCTATCGTAGTTTTCTTAGTTTGATGATGTTGTATATATATCTGTTTATAGatgtatatattttcttttgttagatTGCTAACCACATTTTAACTTTCAAGTATAAGACGTTTTGTTTTATTGATAGAGACATATCctcttttcttatatatattatactattatagttatatttagataattataaaattttatatatatatttttttctttatatcttaTTGATatgtgatttattttataataatgttaataCTATTTAAAATTGAGATGTTATAATGTGTAATTCTTAAAACCATGGGAAATGTCACTTTAATGCATTCTATAAAAAAAGTTTCACATtattataactataataatattttaattacttttcttaatctgagaatataaaaatagtttcCTGCAATGactaaattctaaaaattaattaacgaAAATAACAATATACAGTTATTGGTTTGGTATATTCCCCACAATATTGATATAAACAAAGAATATTCGTAGAACATACCCATAAGAATTAAGAATAACAATCCTACTCAACCacgataaatattaaaattattaaaaacattttttaattgtttacaACGTAACATCATTTAATTTAGTAGTGTTTCTGACGTGCCCCTCAAAAAAACcagtaaatattttatctaGAAAATGGTTGAtcttatttatacatatataaaaaaccACGTGCTTTATTATTAAGATTTATGAAAAtcagtttataaattttaaatatagaaaaaaaggCTAAagtgaaatgaaaataattataaaaactagaaagagaaaacattggtgttattatattttcatcGCCGTTCTAATCCTTAACAGCTCATCCTTATTCCAAACACAGCACACTTTCACTAAAGCCTAAAAGCTGCTGTCAAATTTCTAACAACATGTGGACGAACTCAAATCTCAAATGCAAATTGGTTTCTTTTTCGTGGCTTTAAagttactttattttattttattttattttattttatatgtgaaGTCATTTGCTTCAAccacatataaatataatatataaatatatatatatagagagagagatagaTACATATGAGGTTAGCGTTaatcataaatttgattttgaagaGAGAGACAAAGGAGGTACCTTTGTGAGAGAAAGGGGACGACCTCAAGTCTATGCCTCAAAATTTGTTACAGATAGAAAGTGTATCGTATAATTTGCTTAATTGAGGGTTTGATTTCATTTAGTTAACTCTGTTGTGCCTATCTGGAGTTGGTGATTCAGGATCCATCAATGTCTCTGTTTGCTGTTTTTTCCATTTGTACAGTTGCCAAGGATGCAGCGGGGGTTGCAGGTGCTTTTATGATTGCTATATTAAAAGCAGAGCAATTTTAGTTGTTGATCATCACATTTGCACTATATTAACTTGCTTATTTGCAGGGAATGTGTTTGCTTTTGGGTTGTTTGTGTCTCCCATGTAAGTTTCATCATGGATTTTGAAGAACTGTTGAATTCAGaagaattttttgtttatttctgtTCATTGTGTAACTCTTGTGCTGTTTTTAATACGCAGACCCACATTTAGGAGAATTATCAGAAATGGGTCGACGGAGATGTTCTCAGGGTTGCCATATATTTATTCGCTCTTGAACTGCTTGATCTGCATGTGGTATGGCACACCTCTGATATCTGCTGATAATTTGTTGGTTACAACTGTTAACTCAATTGGAGCAGTCTTTCAGTTTGTGTATATAATTCTCTTCCTGATGTATGCTGAGAAATCAAAGAAGGTTAGCTCTCTGATACTGTTGGAATTTGgaagattatttattttatgtgattGAGGACAAATATCAGTGGTTAATTCTTAAACTGTATTTTATACTTCCGTTGAGTAGGTGAGAATGATTGTATTGTTGGTGGCAGTTCTTGGAGTATTTGCAATCATATTACTTGGAAGCTTGGAAATAGATGACATTCAAATGCGTCGGTTCTTTGTGGGATTTTTGAGCTGCGCGTCTCTCATTTCGATGTTTGCCTCTCCATTGTTTATAATTGTGAGTGTGTTGTTACCTTAATTCCATGTATAATATGACCATTATCAATTAGGGTCAATTTACTTACATTACATGCTATATTTCTCAGAGATTGGTCATTCAGACAAAGAGTGTTGAATTCATGCCATTTTATCTCTCACTTTCCACCTTCCTAATGAGcacctctttctttctttatggACTGTTCAACGATGATGCCTTCATTTATGTAAGTTTGCTTCCAACTcctatttttatctattaattcTTGGATACCCATTTTAGTTTGGAATGTTCATTTTGGTGACTTATATTTGCAGTACAACTGTACCTAAATCTTTACTTGATCTGTAGGTGCCAAATGGGATAGGAACTGTTTTGGGAGTGACACAGTTGGTATTATACTTCTACTTCGAGAATAAATCCAGAGACAGCTCCAGAGAACCTCTGATAGTGTCATATGTATGATCAGTTCTGCTGAAAAGACCAAAGGCAAAAGCAAATATGTAATATTTCTGGTCTTTGCCATAGGCATTCTTTTCATGAGAATCTTCTCAATGCACAAGATAGTTTTCCTACTGAATCAATATATGGACttaataaataagtattttgattccaaaaaagaaaaacaatggtGCAGCATATTCATTTTGGTGTTCAGTAAATCGGAGTTTATGATTGGTTCCCTCTCCTTCATGATCTTTTTAGTTTCATTTATGTGGTTTCCTTTTCTCTACTTGTTTCTGGGTACGAAAATATGTTTTCCATGAAATTAGTGGATAAAATCCTTGCAGCCGGAGGGTGATGTTAGTCTCTTCTTCTGACAATCTATGGATTATAATTGAATTGTATGTGAGCAGGAACTATTTGTATGGGTAGTTTTCCTAGTAGACAACATGCTAGTTGACTTGAAGCATAATCCATGTTATATTTGTTTCCAATTTTCCATATTTTCCAAGTGTCCTTTTaagctttttgttcattatttATCTCTTTGTGACTTAACTTTTTCGAGTTTTGATGAATCCTGTAACCTATATTTACTATTTAGTAACAAGGTGTCATttaatgaaatagaaaaaaatgaggAAAGATTCATTCAGCGTAGATCTGTTATTAACTGGAACAATGTCGTCATCAAACATGTAAAATATCAATCTCTATCTGTAATACTctagtaagaaaaggaaaacaacaCAAGTGCTACAGTAATAAATAACTCTTTCTAGTGTAGTTCTTACGGTGACATCTTCTTCCTGCACAAAACAGATTTCAGGGTAAGAAAAGACCTTTGGCTGCTAAATGTGGTCTGAAACTGGAGTTGGCAACATCCCTGTTTGATTCAATTTGTAGGAGCAATTACTGTTTGAGGGTGACAACCAGAAGTTGTGACTATGAATAACTTGAAATTTTGTGTATCAGAATTACCAGGTACGTGGTACAGGTACTGGTATGTGGTACTTATAGGTATagatttttttacattattattgcAAGACTTCTTTTGAAGAGAATCTGTTACGCAATATGTGGCACGGTGAATTCAGTATACAATACTCAGGGTTATATTTATGCAAGCCTTGAGGAGGTGAACGGTGCTTTGCAATAGGCTATTGCAAGAAAGGCACACTGCACCACTCCAGCAGGCCTTGGTGATGGTCTAAGCTAGCTTCTCTTGCTTTGAGGCCATTTCCTAGTTCATCAGATGTTAGAGACAAATATGTACACATTATTTAAGTTGTTCCTTAATGAAAACTTATGTGCAACAGACATACTTTGTCTCTGTTGATCTCCAAATAGCTGTTGAATAATTTGTCTCCCTTTGTTGTTAGCTTCTTCAATTAATGACAGATGTAGGAGTCAATTTATGTGAAAAAGGAATTTCACTGTCCAAAATGCCATGTTGGTTCTTGGTTACTTAATGGTTAAGTGCATAATTTAATTTCTCCACTTGTTGCAGATGGCTGATTTTTGTCCCAAGatgtaaaagtttatttaatcaGTTTCTCATGTGCTAGCCTAATCGGTTTGGTGCATTTGgttataattttctttctattGGAAGTAAAGTGGATTCTTAATTTAGGTCTAAATATGTGGTGTATTCTTTATTTGATCTCGACAAGAATTAGAAATGAATTACAAGTATGCGATGAAATTAAGAATGTATTATGAACAACATTATGAAGaggaactaaaataataatctaaataACATGCACATGTTgagattattttaataagttaatatgcataaaaactgaaaaagaatatataaatattctaaattatgtGTTTGATATATActtgttttctttcatcttCACCATAACACgtcacttttttttaagtaacTTTTCTTTCGAGTTTATCatctttaaaaacttttttaaagGAGTTTCAAGTGTGACTCAATATTTAAGCAACTATATTCTTTCTGTGGCatgattatattaattattaaacaacaaaattataaaaaaaaatattaagtaattgAGTTCtacttcttttttcttaatactattttgatttttgtattCGTATCTTTTGTTCAAAGTGAtccttaagttttttttaacattcaaagtggtcatattttttgtaaaagttgttcattttggtttttctcGCTGATGGCGTCTAAATTGCTAACGATATAATATCCACCTAAGCTAATATTGAATGAGCTGTCAGTTTTAGATATATGTGACAAGTGGAAATGACGTGGCAATGGTAAGTTGCTTTTGTTCAATTTGGGTTCAATTTGTTAACAAAATCATGAAGttagaagttttgatgatgtccaaatcaagtctcaagtgctgaAGTTGAAAGAAGACCTTCACGaatatttgtttttgtcttaAAGTATTTGTAAtaagtagttttatgtataagGCCTTATTTGTTATTgattttatgctttaaaattcgtTTTGGAGTCATAAAAACTgtgcaataatcgattaacacttaagataatcgattatcatagaaAAGTTTTTAAAGGATGCTAAAAACTTATTTTGtctctagaataatcgattatcagcctaatcgattatgacttatcataatcgattatcacgaagACTAACCGTGTTTGGGCATGCTTTTGGTCGTTGTGCATTCAataaatgcataatcaattaccataagtggataatcgattatcacgcgaGAAAAAATTTATAACGGATTTTTGGAGGTGTCCTGGAGtgagatatttatatattggTTTTTGACCCTCATTCTAATACACAACACATATCTATTTGTTTAAACTGTGAAAAGTGTAACCTGGGATTTGTGTAACTCTTGTGCTTTGGCTTTGAAAACTTAGTGTTGGTATAGAGCAAGAACTTTCACTAGGACtatgattgagtgttgttgttgctgagtgTTCTCAGACTTGATTCGTTTCCTGTGCTATTTCAGGACTTCTATGATGGCTGCTATGAAAGAGGATGATTCTCCTGACTTGAGAGAAGTAGCAAGAATCCTCAAAGACATCCTTGAGGTAAACAAATATGACATGACACCATATACTTTATCCTTAAAAACCCTCTAAATCTAACAATCATTCCATATGGTTGGGTTGTGCTGTCTAAGATTCCTAATGTTCCATTGAAGTTAAGAAAAGTTGTGGTGAAAGTTTGTGATGTGGTGACTCGTAGAGCTGCACGATTGGCAACTACTAGTATtattgttgggtctatcgaggaggaggttcactAGGGagatacaaacaccaatgagatatgagctcaatcatataagggattgacaccactctctacccaaaactttaaggcaatgggttaatggatCTTCGACCTTATAtggtgctctactttctcatttctacccaatgtgagacttagactcacacttggaatCCTAACAATCTctccctcaagggtgagtcccttccacattgGTACACTACCCCTCCAgcggaagcattcccaaccCCTTCATACCGTCATTCATCTTAATGGGACATGCTTACCTGGAACCCTTACTTGGAATCCTTCACCAGGAAGACTTTCGATATAGGAACCATTATACTCGTTTGAGTTAGTCACCAATACGAACCAtcagctctgataccactgttaggtttatcgaggaggaggttcaccggggagatacaaacaccaatgagatacgagtccaaccatataagggattgacatcaCTCTATACTCAAAACCtcaaggcaatgggttaatgaaTCTTCGACCTTATATgttgctctactttctcatttctacccAATGTGGAACTTAGACTCATACTTAGAATCCTAACAATAACTAGTGTGGAGATCTAAGTGTGTTGTCCCTCTttacaattggtatcagagccaggttggAGGTATAAAAAAGACTTTTGCTGTAGGGAGGTAGGTGGAGAACCATAGTCTCCTTGGTAAGAAGTATTTTAGAGTAGTACTAAAAGCAAATTTGTGAAGGTTTGACCCAAAGTAAATAATATCTTACCAATATAGAAATTTATGTGTGTTTCCCTTTTTACAATGGTTGGTATCTTGAAGAAGCACTAGTgcaaaaatcacattttataacgtacaaaaatgacctattataacgtacaaactGGGGACATAGTTTTGGACGTTATAATAGGTCTGTGCATTTTATAACATAGCAAAAAAGTAAGTTATAATAGATTCAGCCTATTATAACGTAACAAAAAAAGTACGTTATAATAGATTTAGCATATTATATCGTAGTTCTTTTTATCTATCATAATATCataattaacatattataacatACATTATCATGTACGTCATAAAAGGtggtttttttttaagaaaaaattatgctTACATTTTGACATCTAATCAAATTTCCtgatattatctttttatctaatcaatatataatcaatataacatGTATTATAATCAATAAACAAAATGGAATTCATTTCATACGTTAAAATGtctaacaatatttaatatattatttgtacaTAAATATAAGCAAACCTCTTCAAACAAATCAAGTGGGCCccatagattaaaaaaataatgttcacTACAAATCATCTCCCCTCCTTTCTAAATTccccaaatataaaaaatgcagACTAATGGGTCTTATTCCAAGTCTGAGTTGCTTGGCTTGCAGCTTTCTTCTCTGTATCAggcaaaaatattaaattatcagCAACTACCGGATAAGGCACCAAgactaatgaaaaaaaaatcagtcaAACAGAATAACAATTCATTTGCATACATACATTTTTCTTCCAGCACCCTTACCTATTACTTTTTAATTCTGAATTAGCAAGTACCTAAATCCAACTTTCATAA
This genomic window contains:
- the LOC108334444 gene encoding bidirectional sugar transporter SWEET2 codes for the protein MSLFAVFSICTVAKDAAGVAGNVFAFGLFVSPIPTFRRIIRNGSTEMFSGLPYIYSLLNCLICMWYGTPLISADNLLVTTVNSIGAVFQFVYIILFLMYAEKSKKVRMIVLLVAVLGVFAIILLGSLEIDDIQMRRFFVGFLSCASLISMFASPLFIIRLVIQTKSVEFMPFYLSLSTFLMSTSFFLYGLFNDDAFIYVPNGIGTVLGVTQLVLYFYFENKSRDSSREPLIVSYV